A region of the Candidatus Eisenbacteria bacterium genome:
CGGCTCGAGACGGGACGTTTCCTCCTCGATCTTCGCAAGGACAACGTGAACGCGATCTCACGCGCGGCGGTCGAGACCGTGCGGACCAGCGCGGCGGGCAAGCAGATCGATCTCGAGATGAAGCTCGACGAGAAGATCCCGGATCAGCACGTGGACGCGGCGAAGGTCCGGCAGGCGATCCTGCACCTCCTGCAGAACGGCATACGCTTCTCCCCCGCGAAGGGGCGCGTGACCCTCACCACGTGGCTCGGCGACGATCACATCCGGATCGAAGTTCGGGATTCCGGCCCGGCGGTCGAACCGGAGGTCGCGCCGCTGGTCTTCGACATCGAGGCCCAGGGAACGGAGGTCTCGAAGCGCATGAAGGATGGGCTGGGATTCGGGCTCCACTTGACCAAACGATTCGTGGAGCTTCACGGAGGAACGGTGGGTGTGGGGGCGAGCCCGAGCGGCACGGGCGCCACCTTCTGGATCCGCCTCCCCAAAGGGGACGGACTCGAGAGCGTGATCGGCCGCGATCCGTTCCTGGAACAGCTCTGGGAGAACCCCTAGAGGCCCGGATCGGTCACGCGGGCCCGATCTTCGATCCGCCGCCGAGCGCGGCCTGAACCATCGCGAACTCCCCTACGTTTTCGAGCGTCACCATCCCGACGATCCCGCGCCCCGGCTCCACGACGGGGACGGCGGGACACCCGCTCTCCTGCATTCTCCGGAAGACGTCCTCGAGCATCTCCCCCGGCTGAGCCAGGCCGCAATTCCGGCGCGCCACATCCGCCACCTTCGTGTCGGTCCGGCCCCCCGCGAGCGCTTTCAAGAGATCCGACCGCGCCAGGATTCCCACCGGAGGGTCACGATCCGCGATCCCCAGGACGGGAAAATCTTGCTGATGCCCGTCCAGCAACAGCTCCACGGCCCGTGAAAGAGGATCCTCGGGACGCAGGGCGCGGAAATCGCGAATCATCGCGCGCGAAACCGGGATGCCGTCGAACGCAGAGCGCATCTGAACGAACGCCGACTCCTGCCCGGCACCGATGAAGACGAACACCGCGATGAAAAGGAGCATCGGGTTTCCGAAGAGCCCCAGGAGAGCGAAGAGCAGCGCGATCGCCTGGCCGACATTGGCCGCGACCCGGGTCGCCCGGACGTACTCCAGGCGCGTCGCGAGCAGCGCCCGGAGCACGCGCCCCCCATCCATCGGGAAGGCGGGAATCAGATTGAAAACGGCCACGACGACGTTGAAGGAGAAGAGGCGCGCCAGGAAGCTTCGCTCGAGCAAGACGGGGTCGCCGAAGTTCTCGGATGAGGCTTGCATGAAGAGGAAAAGCACCCCGGCGATCAGCACGTTGACGAAAGGCCCCGCGAGCGCGATGGCCAACTCCTGAAGCGGCTTCTGGGGGATGCGGTCGAGGCGCGCCACTCCCCCGATGGGGAGCAGCGTGATGTCCCGGGTCACAACGCCGTAGCGCCGCCCCATCAGCGCGTGCCCCAGCTCGTGGAGCAACACGCAGCCGAAGGCCGAGAGGATGAATCCGACGCCCCGCGCCGCCTGTAGGGTGCCGCCCCCTCGGGCATAGCTCGCCCAGAAGAGCCACACGAGAAAGAGCAGGAACGTCGCGTGGATCCGGATCGGAATCCCGGCCACGTTCGCGATCCTCCAGGACCAGCGCATGGCGGATCAGCGGGCGGGCAGCCCGGCGCGGGTT
Encoded here:
- a CDS encoding site-2 protease family protein codes for the protein MRWSWRIANVAGIPIRIHATFLLFLVWLFWASYARGGGTLQAARGVGFILSAFGCVLLHELGHALMGRRYGVVTRDITLLPIGGVARLDRIPQKPLQELAIALAGPFVNVLIAGVLFLFMQASSENFGDPVLLERSFLARLFSFNVVVAVFNLIPAFPMDGGRVLRALLATRLEYVRATRVAANVGQAIALLFALLGLFGNPMLLFIAVFVFIGAGQESAFVQMRSAFDGIPVSRAMIRDFRALRPEDPLSRAVELLLDGHQQDFPVLGIADRDPPVGILARSDLLKALAGGRTDTKVADVARRNCGLAQPGEMLEDVFRRMQESGCPAVPVVEPGRGIVGMVTLENVGEFAMVQAALGGGSKIGPA